The proteins below are encoded in one region of Aphelocoma coerulescens isolate FSJ_1873_10779 chromosome 4, UR_Acoe_1.0, whole genome shotgun sequence:
- the CYP2U1 gene encoding cytochrome P450 2U1 encodes MAVPSSAAWTWLLRPPTATELLLVALCWLGCYWLLRRRPRELSGLPPGPAPWPLVGNFAFALLPPPLLRRWAVEVQGDRLSPAFSPHVFLTGLTKMYGSVFRLFVGNRPIIILNTFGAVREALVQKADVFSDRPSVPIVLMITHHKGVIFAPYGPVWKQQRKFSLSTLRHFGVGRHSLEPKIIEELNFIKEEMLKHGKDSFNPFPIIRNAVSNVICSMAFGKRFNYEDDEFKTMLKNMARALELSVNSYMILVNIFPWLYYLPFGPFRELRQTELDITAFLKRIIAQHRDTLDAANPRDFIDMYFIHAEEEKNNKESSFNDDYLFFIIGDLFIAGTDTTSNTLLWCLLYMSLYPEVQEKVHAEIEAVLGRDKVPSLAHKAQMPFTEATIMEVQRMTAVVPLSIPRMASETAVLQGYTIPKGSVIVPNLWSVHRDPNIWEKPDEFQPSRFLDENGQLIKKESFIPFGMGKRVCMGEQLAKMELFLIFASLMQSFTFLYPENAAKPSMEGRFGLTLAPCPFNIIALKK; translated from the exons ATGGCGGTGCCGAGCTCGGCAGCTTGGACGTGGCTGCTGCGGCCGCCCACGGCCAccgagctgctgctggtggcccTGTGCTGGCTCGGCTGCTACTGGCTgctgcggcggcggccgcgggagcTGTCGGGGCTGCCGCCGGGCCCCGCGCCCTGGCCGCTCGTGGGCAACTTCGCCTTCGCCCTTCTGCCGCCTCCGCTGCTGCGCAGGTGGGCGGTGGAGGTGCAGGGCGACCGGCTCTCCCCCGCCTTCTCGCCCCATGTCTTCCTCACCGGCCTCACCAAGATGTACGGCAGCGTCTTCCGGCTCTTCGTGGGCAACCGCCCCATCATAATCCTCAACACCTTCGGGGCGGTGCGGGAGGCGCTGGTGCAGAAGGCGGACGTGTTCAGCGACCGGCCCTCTGTGCCCATCGTCCTCATGATCACCCACCACAAGG gTGTTATTTTTGCACCTTATGGCCCTGTCTGGAAACAACAGAGGAAATTCTCTCTCTCAACACTGCGTCATTTTGGAGTAGGGAGACACAGCTTAGAGCCTAAAATCATTGAGGAGCTGAACTTTATAAAGGAGGAAATGCTGAAGCATGGAAAGGATTCATTTAATCCCTTCCCAATCATTCGCAACGCAGTGTCCAATGTTATCTGCTCCATGGCCTTTGGCAAGCGTTTTAACTATGAAGATGATGAGTTCAAGACAATGCTGAAGAACATGGCCCGTGCCCTGGAGCTGAGTGTGAACAGCTACATGATCCTGGTCAACATCTTCCCTTGGCTCTACTACCTTCCCTTTGGGCCTTTCCGGGAGCTTCGGCAAACTGAGTTAGATATTACTGCTTTTCTGAAGAGAATAattgcccagcacagggataCACTGGATGCAGCAAATCCCAGGGACTTCATTGATATGTACTTCATCCATGCAGAAGAGGAGAAGAACAACAAGGAGAGCAGTTTTAATGATGATTATCTGTTTTTTATCATTGGTGACCTCTTCATCGCAGGCACAGATACTACTTCCAACACATTGCTGTGGTGCCTGCTCTACATGTCTCTTTACCCTGAAGTACAAG AAAAGGTTCATGCAGAAATCGAAGCAGTTCTAGGACGTGACAAAGTCCCCTCTCTTGCTCACAAGGCTCAAATGCCTTTCACAGAGGCAACCATTATGGAAGTGCAGAGGATGACTGCGGTTGTTCCCCTTTCAATTCCTCGAATGGCCTCAGAAACTGCTG TGCTCCAGGGTTATACTATTCCTAAGGGGAGTGTGATTGTGCCCAACCTGTGGTCAGTACACAGAGATCCTAACATTTGGGAGAAGCCGGATGAATTTCAGCCATCAAGATTTCTGGATGAAAATGGCCAGCTAATAAAGAAAGAGTCATTCATTCCTTTTGGAATGG GTAAACGTGTGTGCATGGGAGAGCAGTTGGCAAAAATGGAGCTGTTCTTGATTTTTGCAAGTCTAATGCAAAGTTTTACCTTTCTGTACCCTGAAAATGCTGCAAAACCATCCATGGAGGGAAGGTTTGGTCTAACTTTAGCTCCATGTCCATTCAACATAATAGCTTTGAAGAAATGA